A region of Schistosoma mansoni strain Puerto Rico chromosome 1, complete genome DNA encodes the following proteins:
- a CDS encoding putative zygin, protein MTNDLTTAFSEEIARCFTFDGVFKDLNDQVKLKDKTQSFDSREYLGPLLSHYTFPPVHWFGTCLYGVVLEALDIKEQEQPVECYDLDIPEDEAISYAFDHHSLVTSQLPDSYDDIVQTADEIIKEIDILMNDNEDIPLSLCNMVQSEYKRPLGIENIGSDWLPEEAMQDLSLNELNALLEELESCVREYSAILVQELAYREELDFEQEQKDIFIARLNELHRRLERRRRLSIPPDSHIQLLSNSLLVKDYDEASTFGRNLVFENMGSPPNSVQKEAPPFILRAQSAAQAAVAATSSATVAIKRRLRKLSTFSKDTSGTTYQSDQSNPVHIASISSNNKYDVNNLSDKDDHTIHCPAIMSARAIAIARLRKWAGRKSEGPSKTENTGTFRAFLRRGRHQAEVPINSFVRSREARSAVTSPTSSQFEFPSIPTTLTHSASGHLIGRSELSSDDLEYKYLTTSVPYHRSPRNEGPTVTQLELFNDMLLAILTNNPNLTPMLTDYILNVYAPADRRLSKLPI, encoded by the exons ATGACCAATGATTTAACTACAGCTTTCAGTGAGGAAATCGCAAGGTGCTTCACGTTTGATGGTGTTTTCAAAGATTTAAACGATCAGGTTAAACTTAAGGATAAGACGCAATCGTTTGATTC CAGAGAATATTTGGGTCCACTACTCAGTCATTACACATTTCCACCAGTACATTGGTTTGGGACGTGTTTGTATGGAGTTGTTTTAGAAGCTTTGGATATCAAGGAACAGGAA CAACCAGTTGAATGTTACGACCTAGATATACCTGAAGATGAAGCCATTAGTTATGCATTCGACCACCATTCGTTAGTAACATCTCAGTTGCCTGATTCATACGATGACATCGTCCAAACCGCCGACGAAATCATTAAGGAAATTGATATCCTTATG AATGATAATGAGGATATCCCTTTGTCACTGTGCAATATGGTTCAGTCGGAGTATAAACGTCCACTTGGGATAGAAAATATCGGAAGTGATTGGCTTCCTGAAGAAG CTATGCAAGATCTTTCTCTGAATGAACTCAATGCATTATTAGAAGAGCTAGAATCTTGTGTACGAGAATACTCTGCTATCCTTGTTCAAGAGTTAGCATATAGAGAAGAACTGGATTTTGAACAGGAACAGAAAGATATTTTTATTGCACGCTTGAATGAATTGCATCGCCGTCTGGAGCGTCGGAGACGTTTAAGTATACCACCAGATAGTCATATCCAGTTACTGTCAAATTCTCTGTTGGTAAAAGACTATGATGAAGCGTCCACATTTGGGCGAAACCTAGTATTTGAAAATATGGGATCGCCACCGAATTCTGTTCAAAAAGAAGCTCCACCGTTCATTTTAC GTGCGCAGTCGGCAGCTCAAGCAGCGGTTGCTGCAACGTCATCTGCAACAGTTGCAATAAAAAGACGTTTGCGAAAGCTGAGTACATTTTCAAAGGATACTTCAGGAACAACTTATCAGTCAGATCAAAGTAATCCTGTCCACATTGCATCCAtttcttcaaataataaatatgacGTAAACAATTTGTCCGATAAAGATGATCATACAATTCACTGTCCCGCAATTATGTCTGCTCGAGCTATTGCCATTGCTCGTCTTCGAAAATGGGCCGGAAGAAAATCGGAAGGACCTTCGAAAACTGAGAACACCGGGACTTTCAGGGCTTTTCTTCGTCGTGGGCGTCATCAAGCAGAAGTCCCAATAAACTCGTTTGTCCGTAGTCGAGAAGCTCGTTCAGCAGTAACTAGTCCTACATCATCCCAATTTGAATTCCCTTCAATACCTACCACTTTAACACACTCAGCTTCTGGTCATTTGATTGGACGATCTGAACTAAGTTCGGATGATCTTGAATACAAG TATTTGACCACTTCGGTTCCGTACCATCGATCTCCAAGGAACGAAGGACCTACCGTTACCCAGTTGGAACTATTCAACGATATGCTTCTAGCAATTTTAACGAACAATCCAAATCTGACACCTATGCTCACCGATTATATTCTTAATG TTTATGCTCCGGCTGATCGACGCTTATCTAAACTTCCAATTTAA